In Amycolatopsis sp. FBCC-B4732, the genomic stretch CGTGGTACGGGTTCTCGTTGCCGTGGTCGTGCGTGTAGACCTCGATGTCCGGGGTGCTGCAGAGGAACACCCCGCCCGGCGCGAGCCGGTTGCGGACCAGCGCCATCAGCCGGTCCTGCTCGTCGACGTGCTCGATCGCCTCGAAGCACGTGATGACGTCGAAGACCTCGCCCTCGAGCGCGGCCGGGTCGGTGATCGAGCCGACCTCGAACCGGACGTGCGGGTAGCGCGCGCGGGCGTGCTCGACGGTCCGCGGGTCGATCTCGAGCCCGACGACCTCGGCGGCGGACGCGGCGACCAGCGCGGCGCCGTAGCCCTCGCCGCTGGCCAGGTCGAGGACGCGCTTGCCGGCGGTGAAGCGGCCCGCGAACGCGTAGCGGTGGTAGTGCTCGTAGATCACCTGGAGGTCTTCGGTCCACGGCACGCACCGCTCGCCGGTCCACTCGATCAGGCGCTCACCGCTCGTCCCCTTGCCCATGGCGGGCAGATTAGCGGAGGCTCAGTCCGACCAGGACGTACGCCAGTGTGCGGCGGTCCGAGCCCAGCCCGGCCGTGATCGACCAGTCCGCCTCGAGCGAGAGCCGCACCTGCCGGTGGGCGTCGAGCCGGACCGGCAGCACCTGCTCGGTCAGCCCCGCGCCGACGTCGGCCTTGGCGATCGGGACGCCGTCCACGGACACCGTGACGCTGCCGTGCTCGGTGGCGTCGTCCGGGAGGTACGTCTTGAGCTCGAGCGCCTCGACCCCGGCCGTGGTCAGCACCGGGAACTCGATCGACGGCGCCGCCCAGTCGTCGTGGGCGACGCCGTTCATCCGCCCGGTCACGACGCCCGCGCCGCTCACCAGCCGTTCGCCGTTGGTGCCGCCGGGCCGGAACGAGACGCGGCCCGCCGGGTCGACCACGCGGGTGTCGCGCACCGACCGCTCCGGCGTCCGGTTGCCGTGCACGCGCAACGGCTGCGGCGTCGGGTGGAACAGCGCGGTCAGCCGCGTGCCGGTGACGAGCCCGAGGTCGAGCAGGCTGTCGTCGAGCACGCCGATCTCGTCGATCAGGGCCACGTGCGCGGGGTTGTCCATGGCGAAGTTGTGGCCGTAGATCCGGTCGACGAACGGGTCGATCACGTTGCCGTAGGGCAGGAACAGGCTCGGGTGCAGGTGGTCCAGCAGCACCGGCAGGACGTCCTGGGCGCGGATGCCCTCGAACCCGTCGGCGGCGCAGTCGACGTCTTCGAACCGCTCGTCGGTCCGCCCGGTCAGCGAGTTGTGGCGCAGTTCGGGCGGCAGGGTCGCCCAGATCCGGTCGACGACCTCGTGCGCTTCGGGCCACCGGCGGTGCCCGTTGCGGCCGATCATGTCGTGCACGACGAGGACGCCGTCCGCGGTCAGGCTGTGCTTGATCTGGCCGTAGAGGTGTTCGAGGTCCAGCACGTGGTGCAGCGCCTGGAACCCGACGACGACGTCGTGCTCGGCGTCGGCGCGCCAGGTGTTGAAGTCGGCGGTGATCAGCTCGACGCGGTCGGCCACGCCCTGCTCGCGGGCCGAGGCCTCGGCCCGCGCCTGCATCTCGGGGTTCAGCTCCAGCAGCCGCAGCCGGACGTTGTCCAGGCCTTCGGCGGCGAGGCCGCGCAGCCAGCCGAGCTCCTGGTCGCCGTTGCCGCTGCCCAGCGACAGCACGACCGCGTCCCGCGAGAGCTGCCGCGCGCGCTCGGCGATCTGCCCGACGATCAGCTCGTCGAGGCCCGGTACGCCGAGCGCTTCGAGCTTCGGGCGCACGTGCCGGTTGGACCACCGGTGCGCCGACGGCGGCAGGTTGCCGTGGATCTCCTCCTGACCGGCGAAGGTCTCGCGTTCCCTGGCCAGCCGCGCCTCGTAGCCCGGCCCTCGGCCACCGTTCATCGCACGTCCCTCCGAGATCACCGATTCCGGAACCGCCCGGTACCGGCCCGGCGCTAGGATACGGCCGTGTCGTCCCGTCCTCCGTCGCAGTTGCCCACCCAGCCGGCGCTGCCGAGGACCCCGGAGTCGTTCCTCCCCAAGGAGCACAACCTCTACCGGCCCCGGCACAGCAAGCGCCAGCGCACCGCACTGGCCTGCGCGGCCTTCTTCTTCGTCACGCCGCTGTTCCTGTCCGCGGTCGGCGTGCGGCCGTCCGCGTTCGAGAACCGGCCGCTGCGCGACTTCCCGAGCCTGTCCGACGGCTTCGGGTTCTTCACCGGCCTGTCCGGCTGGGCGACCGACCACCTGCCCCTGCGGCAGGCCGGGGTGCAGGCCGCCGACGCGATCGGCACCGGCGTCTTCGGCGACCCGCCCGGGTCCGGCCAGGGCACCAGCCACGACGGCGGCACCGTCGGCGTCGACCAGGGGCAGCCGAACACCGGCGACGTCCCGGGGTACGTCTACCCGACCGTGCTCCCGGGCAAGGACGGCTGGCTCTACCTCGGCGAGGACGTCAACGCGCGGTGCCGGCCGGTGATGGACACCGACCACGTCGTCGCGGCCCTGCGGAAGCTGCGGGGCGTGGTCGAGCGGTCCGGGCGGAAGTTCGAGCTGGTCATCGCGCCGGACAAGTACAGCGAAGAGCCGTCGCACCTGCCCGACACCTACGTCGGCAAGCCGTGCGCGCAGGCGCGGACCGCCGAGTTCTGGAACCGCGTGCCGCGCGAGGCCGGCGCGATCGACCTGCGGCCGGCGCTCGCCGACGCCGAAAAGCGCGTCGGGCACTCGCTGTACGACCGCAACGACACGCACTGGTCGTTCGACGGCGGCCTGGTGATGACGTACGCGCTGGGCTCGGCCCTCCAGCCCGGCAGCACGGCGAACTGGCAGGCGGCGCCGACCGGTGTGCGGCCGTGGCCCGCCGACCTGGCCCGGGTGCTCGGCAAGAACGAACAGCGCTCGCTGACGACGTACAGCCTGTCCACCGACGGCGGCGCCGACCGGACCCGCTACATCGCCAGCGACTTCAAGACCCCGCTGCACCTGAGCCAGCCGGACGGCGCCAAGCCGAAGGGTTCGATAGCTCCGAACACGGCGGTGGTCGCCGACTCGTTCACCCAGTTCGCCAGCCCGTTCCTGGCCGCGACCTGCCAGGACGTCACCATCGTGCACGCCGAGACGGTGGCGCAGAGCACGGCGCAGGAGATGACGGGCCTGTTCGCCGACCGCGACATCGTGACCTTCGAACTGGTCGAGCGGAGCGTCATCGGCGGGTCGTCGGCGCTGCTGCGCGACCAGACGATCGACCTGCTCGGGCAGGTGCTCGCGGCGCACCCGCGCTGACCTCCGCCACGCCGAGGTAACGACGGGGTGGTGGGCGACGAACAGGTGAGCACACCCGTGCACAATGACTCCGTGCGAACCCTCAGTTCGCACTCGCAGGCGACATACCCAAGGGGGTACCGGGGTGACCTGGCAGGAAGAGCTGCGCAGGCTTGACGAGGAGCTCGCGGCGGGCAACCTGACGGCCGACGAATACCGGGCGCGGCGGGACCGGGTCCTGTCCATGGCCGTGTCGACCGGCGAGA encodes the following:
- a CDS encoding cyclopropane-fatty-acyl-phospholipid synthase family protein — translated: MNGGRGPGYEARLARERETFAGQEEIHGNLPPSAHRWSNRHVRPKLEALGVPGLDELIVGQIAERARQLSRDAVVLSLGSGNGDQELGWLRGLAAEGLDNVRLRLLELNPEMQARAEASAREQGVADRVELITADFNTWRADAEHDVVVGFQALHHVLDLEHLYGQIKHSLTADGVLVVHDMIGRNGHRRWPEAHEVVDRIWATLPPELRHNSLTGRTDERFEDVDCAADGFEGIRAQDVLPVLLDHLHPSLFLPYGNVIDPFVDRIYGHNFAMDNPAHVALIDEIGVLDDSLLDLGLVTGTRLTALFHPTPQPLRVHGNRTPERSVRDTRVVDPAGRVSFRPGGTNGERLVSGAGVVTGRMNGVAHDDWAAPSIEFPVLTTAGVEALELKTYLPDDATEHGSVTVSVDGVPIAKADVGAGLTEQVLPVRLDAHRQVRLSLEADWSITAGLGSDRRTLAYVLVGLSLR
- a CDS encoding alginate O-acetyltransferase AlgX-related protein encodes the protein MPTQPALPRTPESFLPKEHNLYRPRHSKRQRTALACAAFFFVTPLFLSAVGVRPSAFENRPLRDFPSLSDGFGFFTGLSGWATDHLPLRQAGVQAADAIGTGVFGDPPGSGQGTSHDGGTVGVDQGQPNTGDVPGYVYPTVLPGKDGWLYLGEDVNARCRPVMDTDHVVAALRKLRGVVERSGRKFELVIAPDKYSEEPSHLPDTYVGKPCAQARTAEFWNRVPREAGAIDLRPALADAEKRVGHSLYDRNDTHWSFDGGLVMTYALGSALQPGSTANWQAAPTGVRPWPADLARVLGKNEQRSLTTYSLSTDGGADRTRYIASDFKTPLHLSQPDGAKPKGSIAPNTAVVADSFTQFASPFLAATCQDVTIVHAETVAQSTAQEMTGLFADRDIVTFELVERSVIGGSSALLRDQTIDLLGQVLAAHPR